Within the Sporomusaceae bacterium genome, the region CAGATCGAAGCCAGGGCCAAGCTCCTCAAATTCGACCTCGCCCTGCCCCGGCTCGTCGCCGTCGCCAACGTCCGTCCCATCCTCGAAAACGCCTACCACCAGTACGGCGTCTATGACCTCGTCTCCGCCCGCACCCAGGAAAGCCTCCTCCAACTCCTCGGCGCCTCCAGCCTCGTCGCCCCCGAAGACATGATCGCCTTCCTCGAAAACCGCATGGTCGTCCTCAAGCACTTCCCCCGCGCCACCGCCGCAAGCGCCATCGGCGAATGGGGCGCAGCCCTCGTCCGCCTCGTCAACGCCGACAACCCCGCCGCCGCCCTTCACCTCGGCCTCGGCAGCCTTGCAGGCTCGCCCCTCAGCCTCCACGACTCTTACCACGAGGCGCTCTACGCCCTCGACAGTCCCCGCGGAGCCGCCGCCGTCGCCTCCATCTACGACTTTGCCCTCCTCACCGCCTACCTCCTGCGCCACCCGCGCGGCCTCGCCACCTGCACCGCCGTAAAAACCCTCCAGGAAAAACTCACCGCCAAAATCGACGCCAAATACGACATGCGCAACACCGTCCGCCAGCTCCTCGACAACAACCTCAACCTCTCGCTCACCGCCAAAGCCCTCTTCATCCACCGCAACACCCTCGTCTTCCGGCTCAAAAAACTCGAACAGCTCACCGGGCTTAGTCCCGGAAGGGATATAAACCACGCAATTCTTTGTAAAATCCTTTGTAACTAATTCAGGGGTATATGCAAAAAAGCGGCAGCCATATGGCTGCCGCTTTTTAAACCTGATCAGGTCACGAACGAAACATTCACTTCCAGCGGGATTCCGTCGACGAACATCTCGATATTGAGCCGTTTGGCGGCGGTTACCGAATTGGCGAAGCTATTGCCGGTAATAACGGTGGGCGGGGAAATATCCAGGCGCGCCCCCTGCTGCTCGAGGATCATCGCCGCGTTGGCCGCCAGCATATTGCCCAGCTCGGCGATCGCCGACTCCGCCATCGCGTCAAAAGACTCCACCGGCATCCCCATCATCATCGTGCTGGCGATTCTCTTCGCCGAAGCCTCCGTCATATTATAGGCGATATTGCCCCGGACCTGCTGCGTCAGGCCGATTACCACCATCACGCCGAGACTGGCGATCTTATTCGTTTCGCTGACGCTGATCCGGCCGCGCTTGACCTCTTTGAAGCCCAGCCCCGGCATAACCGAATTCATCGCGCTCAGAAAAGGCTCTATACTGCGTACATCCATAAGGGAAATCCCCCGTTCAAAAAACATTCTCGGCCGCACATTCAGGCGATGCGAAAAGCCAGGGCAACCCCCTGGCACGTAGCATTTTAGAGCACTAAAATGGCGGCCTGGCAATCACGGCCGCTGGCGGCCAAAACCGA harbors:
- a CDS encoding sugar diacid recognition domain-containing protein; this encodes MILTGELAQQIVDNIMPIVHQNVNIMNDVGIIIGSGQKHRLGTFHKGAKDVIDTGAVVEIFPEDLAHYPGSLPGLNWPIVLGEQTVGVVGVTGHPDAVRNTAELVKMVTELILEREILMGEFRSQSHLHEQFATLLLSEHAAASYAQIEARAKLLKFDLALPRLVAVANVRPILENAYHQYGVYDLVSARTQESLLQLLGASSLVAPEDMIAFLENRMVVLKHFPRATAASAIGEWGAALVRLVNADNPAAALHLGLGSLAGSPLSLHDSYHEALYALDSPRGAAAVASIYDFALLTAYLLRHPRGLATCTAVKTLQEKLTAKIDAKYDMRNTVRQLLDNNLNLSLTAKALFIHRNTLVFRLKKLEQLTGLSPGRDINHAILCKILCN
- a CDS encoding chemotaxis protein CheX; the encoded protein is MDVRSIEPFLSAMNSVMPGLGFKEVKRGRISVSETNKIASLGVMVVIGLTQQVRGNIAYNMTEASAKRIASTMMMGMPVESFDAMAESAIAELGNMLAANAAMILEQQGARLDISPPTVITGNSFANSVTAAKRLNIEMFVDGIPLEVNVSFVT